A single region of the Mycoplasma mycoides subsp. mycoides SC str. PG1 genome encodes:
- a CDS encoding BspA family leucine-rich repeat surface protein translates to MFLNAKEFNSKIFNKVDNVTDMSQMFLNATAFDQDLSSWKVNNVKNMNSMFLGATKFNQNLNEWNVENVTDMSWMFKDTTSFNNELSKWKPKKAIDMSHMFEGAIKFDQDISKWNVSSAKNMKDMFKNASTFNQDLKDWDITSVSNMEGMFELATKFNGDISSWDTRNVESMSGMFKGATSFNKDISNWDTSKVKDMSYMFSDAINFNQNINTKDNSNKKTWDVSKVTDMEGMFSGATKFNSELSKWNTSNVNNMRKMFKNAKVFNNNISNFDIKNVKYFNNMFENASTFNQDLSKWSFKHLGNNKNIDTESYDLNATSWKAEWKPDSSSNTPAQPAPVEPTPTPNPVQPTPVPQPQSVPTPHKPVDPVKPDKPDQPIKPDESLKPVDPKPTDSTKPITPTKPIQPTDNKKPESKPIQPTEDKKPIQPKTPENKPDNQAKPDNKTQTKNVNNKTAFVAVSAVSILAILAISSVVILIKKKKNK, encoded by the coding sequence ATGTTTTTAAATGCTAAAGAATTTAACTCAAAAATTTTTAATAAAGTTGATAATGTAACTGATATGAGTCAGATGTTTTTAAACGCTACAGCATTTGATCAAGATTTAAGTAGTTGAAAAGTTAATAATGTCAAAAACATGAATTCAATGTTTTTAGGAGCAACTAAGTTTAATCAAAATTTAAATGAGTGAAATGTTGAAAATGTTACTGATATGAGTTGGATGTTTAAAGACACAACTTCATTTAATAATGAATTATCAAAATGAAAACCTAAAAAAGCAATTGATATGTCTCATATGTTTGAAGGAGCAATAAAATTTGATCAAGACATTTCAAAGTGAAATGTATCTAGTGCTAAAAATATGAAAGATATGTTTAAAAATGCTTCAACATTTAATCAAGATCTAAAGGATTGAGACATAACTAGTGTTTCAAATATGGAAGGTATGTTTGAATTAGCAACTAAGTTCAATGGTGATATTTCAAGCTGAGATACTAGAAATGTTGAGTCAATGAGTGGAATGTTTAAAGGTGCTACTTCATTTAATAAAGATATTTCAAACTGAGACACTTCTAAAGTTAAAGATATGTCTTATATGTTTAGTGATGCTATAAACTTTAATCAAAATATCAATACTAAAGATAATTCAAATAAAAAGACTTGAGATGTGTCTAAAGTAACTGATATGGAAGGTATGTTTAGCGGAGCAACTAAATTTAATAGTGAATTATCTAAATGAAACACTTCAAATGTAAATAACATGAGAAAGATGTTTAAGAATGCTAAAGTATTTAATAATAACATTAGTAATTTTGATATTAAAAATGTTAAGTACTTTAATAATATGTTTGAAAATGCTTCAACATTTAATCAAGACTTATCTAAATGAAGTTTTAAACACCTAGGTAATAATAAAAATATAGATACTGAATCTTATGATTTAAATGCTACATCTTGAAAAGCAGAATGAAAACCAGATAGCTCTTCAAATACTCCAGCTCAACCAGCTCCAGTTGAACCAACTCCTACTCCTAATCCAGTTCAACCAACTCCAGTTCCACAACCTCAATCAGTTCCAACTCCACATAAACCAGTTGATCCAGTTAAACCAGATAAGCCAGATCAACCTATTAAACCAGATGAATCATTAAAACCAGTTGATCCAAAACCAACTGATTCAACTAAACCAATAACTCCAACAAAACCAATTCAACCAACTGATAATAAAAAACCTGAATCAAAACCAATTCAACCAACTGAAGACAAAAAACCAATTCAACCTAAAACTCCAGAAAATAAACCTGATAATCAAGCAAAACCAGATAATAAAACACAAACTAAAAATGTAAATAATAAAACTGCTTTTGTAGCTGTTAGTGCTGTTTCTATATTAGCGATTCTAGCAATAAGTTCAGTTGTTATATTAATTAAAAAGAAAAAGAATAAATAA
- a CDS encoding NADH-dependent flavin oxidoreductase: MNKYKKLFEPFELNGFKLENRFVLSPMTLSLATLDGKITTQEADYVKRRAHSAPLQITGGVYFDEFGQLFEYGISAKSDDDISSLTSLYQAMKTDSNCVILQLAHAGKFSKTSLKKYGYLYGPSYEKNHTPIEHEVLELPKEKIKQIIQDYKDATLRVIKAGFNGVEISMAQRLLMQTFFSQIINKRTDEYSTTTFENRSRFCLEVVKAIREVIDKHAPKNFIFGFRATPEETYGDILGYTIEDFIQLVDKIIEIGKISYLAIASWGHDIYLNKVRSNTKYKNQLVNKVIYDVYKNKLPVISSGGINTPDKCLEALKYSDLVGLSSVFVADPEFVLKIKNEQIDQINLSVKHDQLKDLKIPESSFQDVVNMFSFCETIPSETIKTFENNSKE; this comes from the coding sequence ATGAATAAATATAAAAAATTATTTGAACCATTTGAATTAAATGGGTTTAAATTAGAAAATCGTTTTGTACTTTCACCAATGACTTTAAGTTTAGCTACTTTAGATGGAAAAATAACAACTCAAGAAGCTGATTATGTTAAAAGAAGAGCTCATTCAGCACCACTTCAAATAACTGGAGGAGTTTATTTTGATGAATTTGGACAATTATTTGAATATGGAATTAGTGCAAAAAGTGATGATGATATATCTAGTTTAACTAGTTTATATCAAGCAATGAAAACTGATTCTAATTGTGTTATTTTACAATTAGCTCATGCTGGAAAATTTTCAAAAACTTCATTAAAAAAATATGGTTATTTATATGGACCATCTTATGAAAAAAATCATACTCCAATTGAACATGAAGTTTTAGAACTACCAAAAGAAAAAATTAAACAAATTATTCAAGACTATAAAGATGCAACTTTAAGAGTAATCAAAGCAGGATTTAATGGTGTTGAAATTTCAATGGCTCAACGTTTATTAATGCAAACTTTTTTTAGTCAAATAATAAATAAAAGAACAGATGAATACTCAACAACAACATTTGAAAACAGATCTAGATTTTGTTTAGAAGTAGTTAAAGCTATAAGAGAAGTAATTGATAAACATGCTCCAAAAAACTTTATTTTTGGATTTAGAGCAACTCCTGAAGAAACTTATGGAGATATTTTAGGATATACAATTGAAGATTTTATTCAGCTTGTAGATAAAATTATTGAGATTGGAAAGATTTCATATTTAGCGATTGCTAGTTGAGGCCATGATATTTATTTAAATAAAGTAAGATCAAATACTAAATATAAAAATCAATTAGTTAATAAAGTAATTTATGATGTTTATAAAAATAAATTACCTGTTATTTCATCTGGTGGAATTAATACACCAGATAAATGTCTAGAAGCTTTAAAATATTCTGATTTAGTTGGATTGAGTTCAGTATTTGTAGCTGATCCTGAATTTGTTTTAAAAATTAAAAATGAGCAAATTGATCAAATTAATTTATCAGTTAAACATGATCAATTAAAAGATTTAAAAATTCCTGAATCTTCATTTCAAGATGTAGTTAATATGTTTAGTTTTTGTGAAACTATTCCAAGTGAAACTATTAAAACATTTGAAAATAATTCAAAAGAATAA